One window of the Anaeromyxobacter dehalogenans 2CP-C genome contains the following:
- a CDS encoding ribonuclease E, with amino-acid sequence MRPSARPLAALLVAACAACAGAGARPAAAPGAPPPAAARTISPRAIAHYLEARRARGAGDDAGAVEALRRAVAYDEASPELHASLAEALARAGQEELAEGEARRAVALAAGGPAASQAHLLLADLAEARGERERELEELRAAIRIEEALGRAGERPDPEPWRRLIDAYLEAGDEAAAERVRAWARTAGAP; translated from the coding sequence ATGCGCCCGTCCGCCCGCCCGCTCGCCGCCCTGCTCGTCGCCGCCTGTGCCGCGTGCGCCGGCGCCGGCGCGCGGCCCGCTGCGGCCCCGGGGGCGCCGCCGCCCGCAGCCGCCCGGACGATCTCGCCCCGCGCCATCGCGCACTACCTCGAGGCGCGCCGCGCGCGGGGAGCCGGCGACGACGCCGGCGCGGTGGAGGCGCTCCGCCGCGCGGTGGCCTACGACGAGGCCAGCCCCGAGCTGCACGCCTCGCTCGCCGAGGCGCTCGCGCGGGCGGGGCAGGAGGAGCTGGCCGAGGGGGAGGCCCGGCGTGCCGTGGCGCTCGCCGCGGGCGGCCCGGCGGCGTCGCAGGCGCACCTGCTGCTCGCCGACCTCGCCGAGGCGCGCGGGGAGCGCGAGCGCGAGCTCGAGGAGCTGCGCGCGGCCATCCGGATCGAGGAGGCGCTGGGGCGCGCCGGCGAGCGGCCGGATCCCGAGCCGTGGCGGCGGCTGATCGACGCGTACCTGGAGGCGGGAGACGAGGCCGCGGCGGAGCGTGTCCGGGCCTGGGCCCGGACCGCCGGCGCGCCTTGA
- a CDS encoding excisionase family DNA-binding protein has protein sequence MPGFYTTFEAARLLGVSLPTVVNWIEARRLKAHRTPGGHRRIAREELAAFMLRHGMPVPDELSGAAPARRKVLVVAEPGPAREGTARQLAVAGYAVEQAAPGFAAGATAARFAPDAVVLHASGPDGGESLRAFRADRELAGVPVVAVAHADWGEPLREAGCAAAVTRPLVDGALAAAVDAALRASGPAPLKIRGGRRARAKRAGDAD, from the coding sequence ATGCCCGGCTTCTACACGACGTTCGAGGCAGCCCGTCTCCTCGGCGTCTCGCTGCCCACGGTGGTGAACTGGATCGAGGCCCGGCGCCTCAAGGCGCACCGGACGCCCGGCGGTCACCGGCGCATCGCGCGCGAGGAGCTGGCCGCGTTCATGCTCCGGCACGGGATGCCCGTGCCCGACGAGCTGTCCGGCGCGGCGCCGGCGCGCCGCAAGGTGCTGGTGGTGGCGGAGCCCGGCCCGGCGCGGGAGGGGACGGCGCGCCAGCTCGCCGTGGCCGGCTACGCGGTGGAGCAGGCCGCCCCCGGGTTCGCGGCGGGCGCGACGGCGGCGCGCTTCGCGCCCGACGCGGTGGTGCTGCACGCGAGCGGGCCGGACGGGGGAGAGTCGCTGCGTGCGTTCCGGGCGGATCGCGAGCTGGCGGGGGTGCCGGTGGTGGCGGTCGCGCACGCCGACTGGGGCGAGCCGCTCCGCGAGGCCGGCTGCGCCGCCGCGGTGACGCGGCCGCTCGTGGACGGCGCGCTCGCCGCCGCGGTGGACGCGGCGCTCCGCGCCAGCGGGCCGGCCCCCCTGAAGATCCGCGGCGGCCGCCGCGCGCGCGCGAAGCGCGCCGGCGACGCGGATTGA